GTCGGCGTGACCGACGACCGCTCCCCGTACGACCGCGCCGCCGACCTCGTCGCCGACAACGTCGACCTCGCGGCGATCGGGTTCGGCGACCTCGGCTGACCGGGTCTCGCGGCGAAATCTCCTTGTCGCTTCCCGCCGACGGGTCGCGCATGGTCTCCCGCGAGAACGCCGTCATCGGGACGTGTATCGCCCTCACCGTCGCCGCCGCCCTGGCGATCGAATCGCTGAACCTGGCGTATCCGGAGTGGGTCCCGCTCGCGCTGTTCATCGGGGGCGGGGTGGTCGCGCCGCTCGCGATCAACGGAACGCTGGACCGGCGAGAGGCGGCGGAGGAGGGATAACCCACACCCCGGCGCCGGCGTGGTCACACGAAATACGCGTCCGGCCCGCGAAGGCCGCGGAGCTCGCGGAGCGGGGAGGCGCCGCACCGACCGCAGGCGTCCGGCTCGTCCGGATCGTCGGGCAGCGCGAACACCGTCTCGCAGGCGTCGCAGGCGACGTAGCGGAGCGCGAGCGACGGAGTGTCGGCCATGAGTGCGGTAGGCGACCGGCGCACTTGAACCGACGTCACCCGCCGAGACGTTACCGGCCGGACCCGGCGTCGCCGGACGCGTCGATCCGCGCCTCGTACTTCGCCAGCGACTCGTCGAGCGCGGCGGCGGCGTCGACGTCGGCCGCCTCGGCGAGCGCCAGCAGCGCGAAGAGGGCGTCGCCGAGCTCGTCGCTCGCGATCGCGGCGGCCTCCGGGTCGTTCCCGTACTCCGTCGAGGTCGCGACCTCCTTCGCGACCTCGCCGACCTCGCTCTCCAAGTCGAGGACGCGGTACGCGAGGTCGGTCTCCAGCCCGTGCTCGGCGACGAACGCGGCGACGCGGTCCTGCTCGTCCATGGGCGTCGCCTCCGTGCGGTCGAAAAAGAAGCTCCCGATCCGGGAGAGGGCGCCCGCCCGACCCGTGGCGAGGACGGCCGGTCACGCAACCCCTAAGACGCGAGCGACCCCACACAACCCATGAAGATCGCGATACTCGGCGGCACCGGCGACATCGGCGAGGGGCTCGCGCTCCGGCTGGCGGCCGACACGTCTCACCGCGTCTCGATCGGCTCGCGGGAGGCGGAGAAGGCGGAGAACAAGGCCGAGGAGTACACCACCGAACTGGCGAGCCGCGGCCTCGACGCGACTGTCGAGGGCGACGAGAACGCCGCCGTCACCGCCGCGGCCAAGGTCGTCGTCCTCGCCGTCCCGCCCTACCACGTCGGCGACACGGTGGAGGCGATCGCGGAGGAACTCGACGAGGGCGACGTCCTCGTCTCGCCGGCGACGGGGATGAAGCGCGACGAGGAGGGGTTCCACTACCACCGACCCGGCGCGGGGTCGGTGACGCGGATCGCGGCCGACGCCGCGCCGGAGGGCGTCGACGTCGTCGGCGCGTTTCACAACCTCGCGGCCGCCCGGCTCGCGAACCTCGACGCCGACCTCGGGATCGACACGCTCGTGATCGGCGACGACGAGGACGCGAAGCGGACGGTGTCCGACGTCGCGGAGGGAATCGAGGGGCTCCGCGCGCTCGACGCCGGCGGGATCGCCAACGCGCCCGAGATCGAGGGGCTCACCCCCCTGCTTATCAACGTCGCCGAGAACAACGACGGCCTCCACGACCTCGGCGTTCGATTCACGTAAGCGCCCGCGACCGTCGTTCCGTTAGGCCTTTGCGCGACCGGTCCCTCCGGACGATAGATGGAGTACCTGGAGCGCCGGGTCGCGCTGGTCGAAGACCGGCTGGAGGCCGTCATCGACGAGGTCGAGCCCGACGAGCTGTCCGACGAGGTCGGTCACGTCGTCCTCGCCGGCGGTAAGCGGGTCCGCCCGGCGGTGACGATCCTCGCCTGCGAGGCGTTCGACGGCGACCCCGACGACGCCGTCGACTTCGCGGCCGGGATCGAGTTCGTCCACAACGCGTCGCTCGTGATCGACGACATCATCGACCGCTCGGAGGTCCGGCGCGGCACCCCCTCCGCGTGGGCGGAGTTCGGGTACGGCCCCGCGATCGTCGCCAGCGACGGCCTGCTCGGCGAGGCGTTCGGGCTGTTCTCCGGGGAGCCGCGCGCGATGCGGACCGTCGCCGAGGCGATGGTCGAGCTCGGCGAGGGCGAGGCGACCGAGCTCGCCGACCGCCCGACGACCGAGGCGGAGTACATGGAGCTCGCGCGCCGGAAGACCGGCGCGCTGTTCCGGGCCGCCGCCGAGCTCGGCGCGGTCGCCGGCGGCGCCGACTCCCACGCGATCGACTCGTTCGGCGAGTACGCCGAGCGCGTCGGCGTCGCGTTCCAGATGCGCGACGACGTGCTCGACGCGACCGCCGACGCCGACGACCTCGGCAAGCCGACGGGCCAGGACGCAGAGATGGACCGGCCCTCCGTCCTGCAGGTCACCTCGCTGTCCCCCGAGGAGATCGACGAGCGGGCGCGCGAGCAGTCGGAGCTCGCCCTCGCCGCGCTCGACGACGCCGACCCGCCGGAGACGGAGGCGATCGAGTACCTCCGAGACCTCGCGGAGT
Above is a window of Halorubrum depositum DNA encoding:
- a CDS encoding MazG-like family protein, which encodes MDEQDRVAAFVAEHGLETDLAYRVLDLESEVGEVAKEVATSTEYGNDPEAAAIASDELGDALFALLALAEAADVDAAAALDESLAKYEARIDASGDAGSGR
- the npdG gene encoding NADPH-dependent F420 reductase, with product MKIAILGGTGDIGEGLALRLAADTSHRVSIGSREAEKAENKAEEYTTELASRGLDATVEGDENAAVTAAAKVVVLAVPPYHVGDTVEAIAEELDEGDVLVSPATGMKRDEEGFHYHRPGAGSVTRIAADAAPEGVDVVGAFHNLAAARLANLDADLGIDTLVIGDDEDAKRTVSDVAEGIEGLRALDAGGIANAPEIEGLTPLLINVAENNDGLHDLGVRFT
- a CDS encoding polyprenyl synthetase family protein → MEYLERRVALVEDRLEAVIDEVEPDELSDEVGHVVLAGGKRVRPAVTILACEAFDGDPDDAVDFAAGIEFVHNASLVIDDIIDRSEVRRGTPSAWAEFGYGPAIVASDGLLGEAFGLFSGEPRAMRTVAEAMVELGEGEATELADRPTTEAEYMELARRKTGALFRAAAELGAVAGGADSHAIDSFGEYAERVGVAFQMRDDVLDATADADDLGKPTGQDAEMDRPSVLQVTSLSPEEIDERAREQSELALAALDDADPPETEAIEYLRDLAEFVVVRER